The DNA segment GGCGTGCTATAAatacttttccctctttaaaCGACTTGTTTTTGGCCAGGTCTTTTTTCTAAGACTGATTGGTACAACTCGTTCTTTCCGAGTTATTTAAGACTTGTAGACTTTGTATGACTGGTTTTAGCACATCGTGCTTAACCAAAGAATATTTCTTGTCCTGGTTTCGTACAACTCGTTCAATTCGAGTTGTTTTGAGGATACATGACTTGTTTTAATACAAATCATTTATTTCAAAACTCGTAATTATTTCTGAGTATAACCTCATCTAGCTCGTTCGATGCGAGTAGTTTTAAGGTCTTACGATTTATTTCATTTCAAATCGTTTAATTAAAACGTGGCTATTTCTTGATCTAATTTCATACAACTCATTTAAATTCGAGCTGTTTTTTAGGACTTCACAACTTGTTTCAAGTACAAATTGTTTATTTTGAGTCCTTTTAGACTATCAGATCATCTTTATAACCATCGGACTTCGTTGCTTTATCCATTATGCCCCTGCTCGAGGTCGAGCTTTATGAAGTCGGACTCGAGCAATCAAGCAGAAAGGATTTTCGAATGAAGCCTTTTTTTGTTGAACTCATTCATTCTGAGTTTTCTAGATGACTTGTTTTTTATACAAGTCACTTTTTTGAAGCACAACTCGTTATATATCAAGTTGTTTTGCGCAATTTAAATTACTTAGATCATATGGTTATTTTTTACTCGATTTTGTTCAACTCATGGGCTTGAGTTGTTTTAAATCATCAAGCCGTATTATAACCATTGAACACCAATTTatacctcgtcgctttatccgAGCGACCATTGGAACGGCCAGCTCGTGATTTTTGCGCTTTGTCGAGCATAAATTGGCGCCTTAGGTGAAGGGATTATATGCTTATTCCCTCCCCTTTCTAGTTTTTACAAGGTTGTCGTCCTTGTCTATGATACAACTTGTTTTATCCAAATTGTTTTGGAGGAAGTTTTTACGTTTCGATTTTGTTCAAAAACGTTTACAATCCTTCCTTTTTAACTCGTTTCTATACGAGTCGTTTGGTTGGAGTGATTCATTTTGATACAAATCACTTTTAAAGCTTTGCTTTTAGATAGACACGACTTGTGCTTTAACACAATTTCGTTGAAAATATGGTTGACTGGCATAACTCGTTTAATCCAAGTTATCCTTATGTTGTTGTGAATGCTAGAACAAGTTTTCTTGGAACAACTTGTTTTTGTGAAAGTGTTCCATTTTATACGACAAGGTCGTTTATTTTTAGAACTTGTAGAGATGAGATTGTGGGCTTGAGATTTTGTACGATCCATTTGTTATCCGTGTGGATCGAGTTGTTAGATCGTATTTATGCCTCAAGGGGCATATTTAGTTAAGTTACTTTTGCGACTTGTTCTAAACACAACTTTTTCAACCCGTTTGGCCCGAGCTGTTTCGAGGTGTTTTCTTTCCAATTCGCATATGTAACTTCTTTCCACCAATTGGTTCCTACATATGTAACTTCTTTCCATCAATTGGTTCCTCGTCGCTTCATCCAGGCGATTTCTATATGATCGGCCCGTGATTTTGGCGGTTTATCGAGCTTCAATTGGTGTGTGTTAATTgtagaaaatcaattttcatAAGGAGTTGTTTTATCTCCTTATGTTGGAGGTGTGTTGCGACCTGGGTAGTTTTTCACCCTCGAAATTAGACactttgtagtagccctttTCTAAGATTTCAGTAATCTTAGAAAAAACCTTTTTgatctttgttttgaaaaaccttTTGACTGTCCCTTTCTTTAAGTTAAGTTTTCCTTAACAACTCGGGACAACCTTTTGCCTTAGTGCTTTCAATAGGTTTCCTGATCTCTTTTTGGTATTCCTTATACtcaatttttgatttattgagcTCTTATgatttaggttatttttgcgatgcgttttCTTTTTTCTCGGTTTTTCCGACTTGTAAGTCAGATAATTTCCGAGTTTATTACGATCgacttttataacctctttacaccgacttgtacctcgtcgttttatcatgacgaccatctaggtcggttcacgggattttcacgctttgtcgatcttaagtcggcgcgtttcgtagaaagaaagaaaaacgaaaaggaatttataagagataaaagatctttatttatttgcgaAGGTACTTTtattgctactaagggtttttcACTATCTATGATCCCTTAGTCTCTACTacgatgcctcgttaaaaacccttcttcagaaaaaatcctttaatttttgggaaaaaatcatgaagttggaaaaagagtacatcagggagtagagtttgtttttagtaccttttcatgttacaagcatgccacgaccttggtagctcGGTGCTGTTTAAGTCGGTCACCTtgtaataaccttttcctaagaTCTCAGTAATCTTGTAGGGTCCTATCCTTTTTGTTGTCAGCTTTCATTCGCCCGAACTCAGTAGCctgatattttttcttatcaagATGAGGTCTTTTGCGGCGAATCTCGTAGCCATCCTTTGTTTCAAGAGCTCTTTCCTTATCTGAGTTTGCTCTCAGGTTTCTGGAAGGGGGTCACGTTCTTCTTTCGTGCTCTAGCATCATTGTAGAATGTTgtctttagtttttaataattttggactttagctttcatgataagccagtgcccctactcgagatCGAGTTTCATAAAGTCGGACTCGAGTATTCAGTCATGCCATTCTTGAATCTTATTATTTGTTGCTATGTGACTTTTACAAGTTATTTTGGACTCTCTTTTTGGGAGGTCGGACAACTTGTTTTATACTTGTTGTGTCAACTTAGTAAGGTCAGATCCTTATCTCTTGACTCGAGGAGGCATTCTTATAAATCGCCATCcttttttcaatttgttttaaacAAATTGTTGTGAGGTCGGGTTTACATCCTCTTCGTATTGATGTTTGATTATGGTCACGCTGTCCTCAAGTTATTTTTGCAATTCGTTTCAGGTTTGCCCCTTGCCAGCTTGTTTTAGTACAAGTGGCTTAATGAGGTTAGACCACGATTTGTATTTATAACTTCTTACACCCTTTGGATCTTGTCACTTCAAAAAGGTGTGCATCAGGAAGTAAGGTGCACTTTTTAGCTGTAGTATCCCTTTTTGTTGTAGACATGGCACAATCTAGGTAGATTGTTTTCGAGTAAGTCGAGTATGTTGTAGTAGTTCTTTTTCAAGTCTTAAGTGACTTTGTTGGGATCTTTTTTGGTGTTGGCCTTTCTTCGTCCGATTTTGGTCTCAAGAAAGAAGTCGGACTTTTCTTTGTAAGCTCTTAAAGGAAGTCGGATTTTTATTTGTAGACTTGAATCCTCAGAGGAGGTCAAATTATCTTCATAAGCTTGGATCTttagaagaggtcggatttttcTTTCTAAGCTTGGAAAGAGGTCGGGCTTTCTTTCTAAGCTTGGAGGTTTTCGACCTCATTGtagactctgatctttaaaaGAAGTCAGAATCTCTTTCTGATATTCTTTGAGGTTTTTGACCTCATTGTAGAGTTGATCGTGAAAGAGGTCGGATTTTTACAGACTCCAAAACGAGGTCGGATTTTTTCCTTGTCGAATCTAAAGAGGTCGGATTCTTCTGAGCAATGAGGTTTTAGACCTCATTGTAGAGTTTAACctttaaaagaggtcggactttcTTCATGAGCTctctaaaagaggtcggattttcTTTGGTGAGCTCCCAACTCATCCGACCTTGTTGTAAAGTCTGACctttaaaagaggtcggacttttATTCGTGAGCTCTCAGAAAGAGGTCGGATTTTCTTTGGTGAGCTCCCAACTCATCCGACCTTTGAAGAAAAGTCGACCTTTAAAAGAGGTCAGACTTTTATTCGTGAGCTCTCAGAAAGAGGTCGGATTTTCTTTGGTGAGCTCCCAACTCATCCGACCTTATTGTAAAGTCTGACCTTTAAAAGAGGTCAGACTTTTATTCGTGAGCTCTCAGAAAGAGGTCGGATTTTCTTTGGTGAGCTCCCAACTCATCCCCATATTCATTGGCAGTGGTGTAATTTCTGAGCAACCAACGATAGATGTACCATGTGAATTTTTCGTGTTATTCACTGCTCTGTTGTAATTGATATGTGAATCTAATGAGGAAAAAACTGGATTCATCACTTCATTGTCGGATTGGGTTGCATTCAAATGGATTGATGCTGCACTTTTTGGCATGAGTTGAAAAGAAAGGTTTCATTGTTTTTATCAACAACGTTTTCCCTTCTTTCTTCAATTACTGACTAATATgggatattttatttatttataaaacctGTGAATTTGGAACATGCAACTGCTCCATTCCATGAGTGGGTATCATGGACTTTTCCGAGACTGTAAGTCGGCACAGATGTCATTGTCCATCCTATTTCACGAAGAGGTTGGGATTAGTCACGTTCCAATACGAAGAGGTTGGGATTAGTCCCGTtcccttttcctcttttttttttctttacgtaACTTCCTTTGCCAGTTGATTTTTCTGAattgaaaattcttttattcaattggctttcgaattcatttttttttcaagtaacttcttttgccaattgaattttctgaattgaaaattcttttattcaattggcTTTCGAGTTCGTCTTTTTTTCAAGTAACTTCTTTTGCCAATTGAATTTTCTGAattgaaaattcttttattcaattggcTTTTGAGTTCATCTTTTTTTCAAGTAACTTCTTTTGCCAATTGAATTTTCTGAattgaaaattcttttattcaattggcTTTTGAGTTCATCTTTTTTTCAAGTAACTTCTTTTGCCAATTGAATTTTCTGAattgaaaattcttttattcaattggcTTTCGAGTTCATCTTGGTTTGCTTTCTACAATGGCCTTGGGACGgtgctttcttctcttttaatcCAATTTAACTGTAGAAGTAGAATCATCATCCCTATTTGATATCCTCTGCCCATTGGGAGAAGTTTTTACGGGATTTCTGGTATCCATAGAAACTGTATTCCAACTTCTTTTTAACATGCTTGCATAAAGTCTGTGTtgagtccgacctcttttaaagAGGTCGGTGAATAACAAAGGCCAATCTTTGAATTGGGCCTTTTGGCGTATCTGGACCTAGGCCATAGCGTTGGGCCAGTGTATAAACACTAATCATTTGACCAACTCAACTTGATTATCTTAACTATCATTATCACATCAAGTAGAAAACCAATTcaaacaattaatatttttcatgaAATACCATAAATAGAAACACataattaagaatttataaataaaagcaaactaaagatcaataatttaatttaacatcATGATACgtctataaaaataaatgagttatttgtataaaatacaCACATAAagatataataactaatttttagtgtataaattaataatttattatacaattttgtaattttatcctttatttgaatattagaaataaaaaaacagaagatgatataataatttattaggaataaaaatataatttaaatctcATAAAATTGgagaaacttaaaaataaaagagtttgaaggttaaaaaaaaaactcaaaaactcTTTCCTTTccaataattaaacttttaaacAAGGTTTGATGATCCAAAACCTTTTCCTTCTTTCtagtcaatataaaaaaaaaaaaaaccttttccTTCTCCCTACAAGCTTTCAAAACCAAACTTGCAAACACAGTTGAGTCCTTTAAAAATCATTCAATTCTCACTGcaattatcttaaaaattttccaattttataatttatatattaaaataggtaaagtatattttttgtttttgaaatttgctaaaaatttaaaacatatttctaagatttattttatttcaattctaTCTCAAAAGTttttgatttgcatcaaatacACCCTGATgggtaatttttaaaaaaatttaggatcaATTCAATAACAATTTTCCAAAAACAACATcaatacaaacaaataaaaaatagttgtcatatattattgttagattagtcctaaaatttttaaaaatttaactgagaatatattaatataaataattttttttgggataaaattaaaacaaaataaaactaacttcaaaaataaaatatatatttgttagtattaaaaaaaaccTGGGCATAAAATTGGGCTTTATGGGCTTCCATAATCCCTTCCATAAAacctaaataatttaattaataacattaaataataaatgtacaaattttattaaggaaaaaaaaaacagagagacGGAGAGAGCAAACACAACTCAAATTCTCAAAAACAGAAACAAACAAACAGTATACACGAAGAAAGGGAAAAGCACTTCACCCCCCTTTGATTCTTGGCgacaactgaaaaaaaaaattgttctttttatttttgtttcttcaaaataaaaaaaaataaactgaagAAGAACAGAGTGTGAGTGAGTGAGACTGAAGCGGTTTTCAATTTTTGTTACCAGCTATTATTCGGATTATTGATCATCTTGTTGCTGCGATGAGCAACGCAGGAcaacagcaacagcaacaaGGGATTGATGAAGCAATTCTTGACGACATAATCCGCCGCCTTACGGAGGTCCGATTGGCCAGACCTGGAAAGCAGGTTCAGCTCTCTGAAGCCGAGATCAAGCAGCTTTGTGTTGCTTCCAGAGACATCTTCCTTCAACAGCCTAATTTGTTAGAACTCGAAGCCCCCATCAAGATTTGTGGTATTTTGTTCCCCCATtcccttttaattttcattatttgttgttattattagtttttttttcttgtctaGGGTTTAAAGCTGCTACCTTTTTACGGTATCCTTGGTTGGTTTGAAAGGGTGAATAAAATGTGGGCAACCCTTTTTGTATTGGGAGATATAAAATTGTGGGGTGGTgtcaaaatatgattttttttaattttaatttttatttttctctctaggTTTTCTTGTTATTTCAGTGTTTCAGCATTCTCATTCTCCAGTTCGAGATATTCATTTGCAGTTGTTTAGAACACTACTAATttgttgttgagaattgagagaaGTTGTGTTGAACTTTGCATCTTTCAGGTGATATTCATGGGCAGTACAGTGATTTGTTGAGGCTCTTTGAGTATGGAGGTTTACCTCCCAGTGCTAATTATCTCTTTTTAGGAGACTATGTCGATCGCGGGAAGCAGAGCTTGGAAACTATATGCCTCTTGCTTGCCTATAAAATCAAGTATCCGGAAAACTTTTTCTTGTTGAGGGGAAATCATGAGTGTGCTTCCATCAATAGGATATATGGATTCTACGACGAATGTAAGCGGAGGTTCAATGTGCGGCTCTGGAAAGCCTTTACGGATTCTTTTAATTGTCTGCCTGTGGCAGCCCTTATAGATGATAAAATACTGTGCATGCATGGTGGCCTTTCCCCTGAACTCACAAACTTGGATCAAATTAGGAATTTGCCGCGTCCTACTGCTATTCCAGACACTGGCTTGCTTTGTGATCTGCTTTGGTCTGATCCGGGTAGAGATGTGAAGGGTTGGGGTATGAATGACAGAGGAGTTTCTTACACATTTGGCCCGGATAAGGTTGCGGAGTTTTTGACAAAGCATGACTTGGACCTTATTTGTCGTGCTCATCAGGTCATGATGTATACCTTTGTCCCCGTGTCACCCTCTGTGTCCTTCTTTTTAGTTAATCCCATTTATCTTCTCTATAAAAATGCTAAAACATCTGGTGGTTTATTGGAAGTTGACATTATATGACTTTTCTATAGGTTGTAGAGGATGGATATGAATTTTTTGCTGAAAGGCAACTTGTTACAATATTTTCGGCTCCAAACTACTGTGGCGAGTTTGACAATGCTGGTGCCATGATGAGTGTAGATGAAAACTTGATGTGTTCCTTTC comes from the Arachis duranensis cultivar V14167 chromosome 7, aradu.V14167.gnm2.J7QH, whole genome shotgun sequence genome and includes:
- the LOC107457764 gene encoding serine/threonine-protein phosphatase PP1 isozyme 4; this encodes MSNAGQQQQQQGIDEAILDDIIRRLTEVRLARPGKQVQLSEAEIKQLCVASRDIFLQQPNLLELEAPIKICGDIHGQYSDLLRLFEYGGLPPSANYLFLGDYVDRGKQSLETICLLLAYKIKYPENFFLLRGNHECASINRIYGFYDECKRRFNVRLWKAFTDSFNCLPVAALIDDKILCMHGGLSPELTNLDQIRNLPRPTAIPDTGLLCDLLWSDPGRDVKGWGMNDRGVSYTFGPDKVAEFLTKHDLDLICRAHQVVEDGYEFFAERQLVTIFSAPNYCGEFDNAGAMMSVDENLMCSFQILKPAEKKIKFGMANKI